Below is a genomic region from bacterium.
CCTCTACCTCCCCCTTCTGTTCACGGCCTGGGCGGTGTTCGGGGTCTCATGGCTCACCGGGCTGGGCGGTTCGCGGGAGCTGACCCTTTTGGTGAGTCAGGTCACCGGCGGCGGGTTCCTCCTGACCTTCGCGGTCCTCATTCCGGTCAACACATTGGTGGGCGTCCTGGGGCTGGCGGCCTTCGCGGCGGTGTACAACCGGTACAACCGGGGCTTGCTGACGCTGGACCTGGAGCTCCTGCCCGTGGAGGACGAGCCGGACGCCCGGCGTCTTTCCGAGGTGTCCTCCCGCAGCCTCAGCCGCCTCTTCGTCCCGATGCTGGTCCTGGCGGCGGTGAACATGGCGGGCACGCTGGGGCTGGTGAGCACGCTGGGCCTGGGCACGCTCTTTTACGGGGAGGAGCCCGGGCTCGATGTGCTGCTGGTGAACGGCCTCGCCGGGACGTTCTTCGTGGCCGGTATCGTCGTGCTCGGGGGGATGCTGGCGGCCGCCATCTACAACCGCGTGGCCGCCGGCGGCGACGGCGTCCGGCTGCAACTGGCGGAAACCGCCGAGGGCGTCGTCCTCCGGCGCTTCGGGCTCCGCTCCCTGGGTTACGCCCTGCCCAGCTTCCTGGCGTTGACCGTCATCGCGGTCGTCCTGGAGCTCATCCTGGGGGCGCTGGCGGGCGGGGACCTCGTCGCCGACGCGCTCTTCTCCGTGGGGGTGGCGGTGCCCACGCTTTGGCTCATGCCGCTTTTCTACAACCGCCTCCGTGGCCGGGGCGGGATCGTATTCGACTTGAAACAGATAGATTTGAACCGGTGAGGGACGCGTGAAGACGTTCGGGCTCGACGGCAACATCGCGGTCCACGTGCTCTGCTCCGCCGCCGGGGTGGCGACCACCGTGGCGGTGGAGAATCGGGGCGGGTTTCTGCTGCTCGACTGCGGCGACGGGGCGCTGCGCGACCTCCTGGACGCCCGGCTCAGGCCCGCGCGGCTGGAGGGCGTCGCCCTCTCCCACGGTCACTTCGACCACGTGGGCGGCCTGCACACGCTCTTGGGCTTTTTGCGGATGATCGGCCGCGAAGCCGCCCTGCCGGTGGCGTACCCGGCGGGCTGCGTCGAGGTAGAGGCGTTTCTGGACCGCTTCTTCGAACTCTACCCCGACGCGCCCTTCACCGTCCTGCGCCTGCCCCTCGGCGACGGCGACGAAACGAAGCTGGACCGTTGGAACCTGCGGGCCTACGCTGTCGAGCACCGCGGCTCCACCGCCGCCGGCGTCGGCGATTCCATCCCCGCCCTGGGCTACCGGGTGGAGCTGGGGGGTAAGGTCGTGGCCTTTTCCGGCGACACGGGGCCCTGCGAGAATCTGCGGAAGCTCTGCGAGGGGGCGGACCTGGCGCTCGTCGAAGCCACCTTGAGCGACCGGGAGCCGCGGCTCGACCCGCGGGTCCACCTGTCCCGGGCGGAGGCGGAGGTTTACGGGCGCCTGGCGAAGCGCTTCGGGCTCATCCACGGGGTCCATCCCGCGGAGCGGGGCGATTGACCAACGCAGCGCGTTGGATCGCAGTATCGCGACGCGATTTTTTTGTGATTCTCACATTTAGCCCCGCGTGCGGTGGCTTTATTAATTCCCGACGCCCCGTTGGCGGCTTCCCTCTCCCCTTGGGAGTGGCTCGCCTGCGGGCCGGGGGTGGGAGCGTAAACGCGGCGGGGTTAGGAAACCCCGCCCTACGACCGCACCACGCAATGAAACCCGTAGGGGCGACCGTCCACGGTCGCCCGCGGGCGGGGACGGAGCCCCGCCCCTACGTCATCGCAATTTGCGTAACATGGCCCGGAACGGTCTCCCTCTCCCTGTGGGAGAGGGATTAAGGGTG
It encodes:
- a CDS encoding ribonuclease Z, producing the protein MKTFGLDGNIAVHVLCSAAGVATTVAVENRGGFLLLDCGDGALRDLLDARLRPARLEGVALSHGHFDHVGGLHTLLGFLRMIGREAALPVAYPAGCVEVEAFLDRFFELYPDAPFTVLRLPLGDGDETKLDRWNLRAYAVEHRGSTAAGVGDSIPALGYRVELGGKVVAFSGDTGPCENLRKLCEGADLALVEATLSDREPRLDPRVHLSRAEAEVYGRLAKRFGLIHGVHPAERGD